Proteins encoded together in one Undibacterium sp. CCC3.4 window:
- a CDS encoding lipase secretion chaperone, protein MNRRPLLFALCAAAGLMLALLSLWLWLRQDSPASTLHLTPPTVAKSLLGTSVDGKAQQGSDGDLLVTAELRRLFDYYLASSGEQSLPAISHAIGLALDERLAARAAQQARELLRRYLLYKQALPALEQALPGSLVAPSMLSGLQKKWQNMQHLRGQFFSATENRALFGLDDDYDSDALARLALNQDASLTAEQRQLALARLDQAVSPALRAAREAPYQVLRMEQQAQQLRAQGGSEDEVYRLRAASWSPEAANRLAELDRETVDWQTRIHTYQEQRAQLRGTADDSTAQQLSVQALRDRYFTVLEQKRLSAYE, encoded by the coding sequence ATGAACCGCCGCCCCCTCCTGTTCGCCCTGTGCGCTGCCGCAGGTCTGATGCTCGCCCTGCTATCGCTATGGCTATGGCTGCGCCAAGATAGCCCGGCAAGCACGCTGCACTTGACGCCACCGACAGTGGCCAAGTCCTTGCTCGGCACCAGCGTCGATGGCAAGGCGCAGCAAGGCAGCGACGGCGATTTACTGGTCACGGCCGAGTTACGCCGCTTATTCGATTATTACCTGGCAAGTAGCGGCGAACAAAGCCTGCCCGCAATCAGCCACGCCATCGGACTGGCGCTCGATGAACGGCTGGCAGCGCGGGCAGCACAACAAGCACGCGAACTGTTGCGACGCTATTTACTTTACAAACAAGCCTTGCCGGCGCTTGAGCAAGCACTTCCCGGCAGCCTGGTCGCTCCGTCCATGCTGTCCGGCTTACAAAAAAAATGGCAAAACATGCAGCACTTACGTGGGCAATTTTTCAGCGCGACGGAAAACCGCGCACTATTCGGCTTGGACGATGACTATGATAGTGATGCCTTGGCACGGCTGGCACTGAACCAAGATGCCAGCCTGACGGCAGAACAGCGCCAGCTCGCCCTGGCACGCCTCGACCAAGCTGTGTCGCCGGCCCTGCGCGCCGCACGTGAGGCACCGTATCAAGTGCTGCGAATGGAGCAACAGGCACAGCAATTACGTGCCCAAGGTGGCAGTGAAGATGAGGTATATCGTCTGCGTGCGGCAAGCTGGTCGCCAGAAGCGGCGAACCGCTTGGCCGAGCTCGATCGCGAGACCGTCGACTGGCAAACACGGATACATACTTATCAAGAGCAACGCGCGCAATTGCGTGGCACAGCCGATGACAGCACGGCGCAACAACTCTCCGTGCAGGCACTGCGCGATCGGTATTTCACGGTACTGGAACAGAAACGCTTGAGCGCCTATGAATAA
- a CDS encoding DUF1631 family protein: protein MHPSTTQTSKHTRPTGQDVWRGMAEVATHLVIAQLDAFSARLANALLALSEHSADSRQANLSFHAGQSLKKNTYAFFHLAALELEHGLRAEITRLLAPVEAAVDLEDADFCLVSYAEMDKKLALGRVSRSLELDCAQQYAALTMRLSHVLERETLSIAHNPFRPDVFLNLLYLAWCKFDTETDSHDLILPLLRSDILFDLEPIIEALNGYLVEQGILPDLQQSYRIHRSRSTTPAPDADPSSVTEHSSAARPIGTAQRQILRNFLAAGTDAAAGTAALHEAGTAQLPAALLQRLNEFQRSVKLTHMLNEADQVLRLSQVQEQLAEHMGTGVEKHSLDLLSQVFEHVLQNPSMPAAVKQLISSLQVPVLKAALIDQEFFFNEHHPARRLIELLSRYSPAVAHAGARQEPLYTAMQRNVARVAQEFDQEVSLFDEVVNDLEAFIAEQEKAHVAALEVPIQKALRKEKIKQANLIATQEVALRVGSGEVVAFIETFLENRWTKVLTLAYSVKEEKPHAVTDAIKTMDELIWSVKPKISLAQRQELLQRLPAILARLNKWLSLIKWEDADRIRFFAELAECHASIVRAPLDLTPERQLELAMEAAQHAAERRLERRVQEEQAALGVPVVEADQWPELVQRLERGVWLAFSITAEAPALKLRLAWVSPMRSLYILTASEKGKSFSVPAQELEQAFRQQRASILQLDQLIDRALVVAAEELA, encoded by the coding sequence ATGCATCCCTCTACGACCCAGACATCGAAGCACACCAGGCCAACTGGTCAGGACGTGTGGCGTGGTATGGCAGAGGTGGCGACGCATTTGGTGATTGCCCAGCTCGACGCATTTTCTGCCCGCTTGGCCAATGCCTTGCTGGCGCTGTCGGAACACAGCGCGGATTCGCGTCAAGCTAATTTAAGTTTTCATGCCGGTCAGAGTTTGAAAAAAAATACCTATGCATTTTTTCACTTGGCGGCATTGGAACTCGAGCACGGTTTGCGCGCCGAAATCACGCGCTTGCTGGCCCCGGTAGAGGCGGCGGTGGACCTTGAAGACGCCGATTTTTGCTTGGTCAGTTATGCCGAGATGGATAAGAAACTCGCGCTCGGCCGCGTCAGTCGCAGTCTCGAGCTCGACTGCGCGCAGCAGTACGCGGCGCTGACCATGCGCTTGTCGCATGTGCTCGAGCGCGAAACTCTGAGCATTGCGCACAACCCGTTTCGTCCCGATGTGTTTTTGAATTTGCTGTATCTGGCTTGGTGCAAGTTTGATACGGAAACGGATAGCCATGATTTGATATTGCCGCTGCTGCGCAGCGATATTTTATTTGATCTTGAACCCATCATTGAGGCACTCAATGGCTACTTGGTCGAGCAGGGAATTTTGCCCGACTTGCAACAGTCATATCGAATTCATCGCAGTCGCAGCACTACACCGGCGCCTGATGCCGACCCGAGCAGTGTAACCGAGCACAGTTCGGCAGCTCGACCGATAGGCACAGCGCAGCGCCAGATCTTACGGAACTTTCTCGCCGCCGGCACTGACGCGGCAGCGGGCACAGCAGCGCTGCATGAGGCTGGTACAGCACAGCTGCCGGCAGCACTGTTACAGCGTTTGAATGAATTCCAGCGCAGCGTCAAATTGACGCACATGCTCAACGAAGCCGATCAGGTGTTACGCCTTTCGCAAGTACAAGAGCAGCTTGCCGAGCACATGGGCACGGGTGTGGAAAAACATAGCTTGGATTTGTTGTCGCAGGTCTTTGAGCATGTTTTGCAGAATCCGAGCATGCCGGCCGCAGTCAAACAATTGATTTCCAGCTTGCAGGTGCCGGTGCTCAAAGCGGCCCTGATCGACCAAGAATTTTTCTTCAATGAGCATCATCCGGCACGTCGTTTGATCGAACTGTTGTCGCGCTACAGTCCGGCTGTGGCGCATGCTGGGGCGCGCCAAGAACCCTTGTATACTGCCATGCAGCGCAATGTCGCGCGCGTGGCGCAAGAATTCGATCAGGAAGTATCGCTGTTCGATGAAGTCGTCAATGATTTGGAAGCCTTCATCGCCGAGCAGGAAAAAGCACATGTCGCGGCGCTTGAGGTGCCGATACAAAAAGCGCTGCGCAAAGAAAAAATCAAGCAAGCCAATCTGATTGCCACGCAAGAAGTTGCCCTGCGCGTCGGCAGTGGTGAGGTGGTGGCCTTCATCGAAACCTTTCTCGAAAACCGCTGGACCAAGGTGCTGACGCTCGCTTACAGCGTGAAGGAAGAGAAGCCGCACGCGGTGACCGATGCCATCAAAACCATGGATGAATTGATCTGGAGTGTGAAACCGAAGATCAGTCTGGCCCAGCGGCAGGAATTGCTGCAGCGTTTGCCAGCGATTTTGGCGCGCTTGAATAAGTGGCTGAGCCTGATCAAGTGGGAAGATGCCGACCGCATACGCTTCTTTGCCGAGCTGGCCGAATGCCATGCTTCGATCGTGCGTGCGCCCTTGGATTTGACGCCCGAACGTCAGCTAGAACTGGCTATGGAGGCGGCGCAACATGCGGCCGAGCGCAGGCTGGAAAGACGCGTCCAAGAGGAGCAGGCGGCACTCGGCGTGCCAGTCGTGGAAGCCGATCAATGGCCAGAACTGGTGCAGCGGCTCGAACGTGGTGTCTGGTTGGCCTTTTCCATTACTGCCGAGGCACCGGCGCTCAAGCTCAGATTGGCTTGGGTCAGTCCGATGCGCAGCTTGTATATTTTGACGGCCAGCGAAAAAGGTAAAAGTTTTTCGGTGCCGGCGCAAGAACTGGAACAAGCGTTTCGCCAACAACGCGCCAGTATCCTGCAGCTTGATCAGTTGATCGACCGTGCTCTGGTCGTGGCCGCCGAAGAGCTGGCCTGA